Below is a genomic region from Vitis riparia cultivar Riparia Gloire de Montpellier isolate 1030 chromosome 5, EGFV_Vit.rip_1.0, whole genome shotgun sequence.
ATTACATGCTTGCTGATGGAAAGCTCCATGATCACCAGAAAGCTATGCAACACAAATAAATGATCATGAGCCAAGTTTTTCTACTTCATGTTAATACTTTAGGTCAATACTAAAAAATTTGTGCCCATGGAACAAAGCAACCATCAAGACCTTTCTTCTGGGTGGTCATAATTTATGCCACAGTAAAAGACAGTCAGAAAAAACATGTACCAGAGCTCACAATACCAAGAGTGAATTTTTTTTGCTGTATCTCATCTAAAGAGCCTTGAGAGAAGACTTTGCCCAGTTTCATTTGAGAGGACTATTGATCTATACcatcaaagagaaaaagagaatataCTCTTTTAGAAGTCCATCTCTTAACTGGAAAGGCTAAGCCATTCATGAAGAGATAATGCTATGCATCCATGGACATCAACACAAATCATGCAAGTCTATCAATCATGATGCATGATTTCTAATATGTTGAAATTCAAAAGGGCTATCTGCTTTGTAATCCTAACTCCAGATAGAGGGAAATTGGAACCAAGTAGTCTAGAAAATATACAAATGTGAAATTGAAACACAAGAAGGAAATTGAAAACACCATTTCCACTCCACAGGCCTTTTTACTTCTGTACATACCATATCAATGGTACCACATTTTTTCCATCTTAGCTATGATGGTAAAGGCATCATCATCCCTACAAATTGGGGATCATAGAATTCAGGTTAGGATATTCTTCTGGGATGAGGGATGAGTACTATATTCTACAGTTCttcaccaaaaatataaaaaaaaataataataaaaaattaaaagattggTAACAGACAGCATCTAAATCCACCAAACAAATGGGATATAAGACTActgatgaaatattttattagcaAAGAGCaatgaaatcaaacaaatatccaTTCTTACCCAAAGAGACGCCCAACCAAGGCGCACCTCAGAATCATAGCCAACTTTAAATTTGTAGTCCTTGCCAACTGTGTGCTTGTAAACAGTGCTCCAGTAGTTTGAGTCAAGATTGTACCAGTAACTGACCATACaagtattaaaataaattataaacacCATCCCAAATGTACAACTAGCAGGATATAGATAACATGGGATATAGAAATACTAGAAATAAAAAGGtaggcttaaaaaaaaattaaaatgggaaGATTCTAATTGACACTTCAATAAACCTACAAACATGAGTTTTCACATTCCTGCCCACACTGCCACTGGCAAATATTATTACAATGGGTAGAAACATCAAGTATTTTCTCCTTTTCAACTTTCCTTAACTAGTAAGCAtgattttttccaaataaattgaAGGGCATATGCATAAATATAAGAGATGAGAGAGACCAGATTCTCACTGCAATTGTACATCCATATCTACTTCTAAATCTTGGTAGACAAGATATGTGTCCTATAAGGTAATGGCATATAGGCTAAGATACATACAGCaaatgtctttttctttttttccctttttttttttgtaggcaataaaatttatagataCGGCAAAATAGTACATCAAAGTACATGAGATGCATGCAACGTAAAACAAACAACAATGCCAAAAAAGAGAACACAATAAACAAGTCTCTCTTTCTCAGCATGATCCCAGccaatttataaaatcaaaggCATTATGTCTTCTTTTATATACAACTTAACCCAAATTAAAAGGTTACTTAGGAATGAACATTTCATCTTTTGACAAGACTGCtccttgttttttaaaatcatccaaaaaatGCATAGAGGAATGACTATCCATACTTCATACATTTTCTTTCCACAAAGGAACCCTGTCAACAAAAGAATTTCTTTGATGGTAGAAGGAAACACCCAAGCTACACCAAATAAGTAGAATAGCAACTACCACAAAATCCTTGATTTAGCATAATGAAGGAGAATTTGATCAATTAATTCCTATTTGTCAACAGTCACCCTCTCCTTTGAAATTGATTTAACATTAGCACACTTCCCTAATTGACAAAGCTTGCTTGGGATAGGACCCATGAATTCTAAATTATGCTCATCGAGctccaaaatagaataaagagaaTTTATGGAAAAAATCGTTCTTTAAATCCATTTAAAACACTTGAcacttttcttctctcttcaccGACATATTTGGCAATTTCGAGGAAAAAGTCCTAACAATACTCAACTTTCAATCGTTTAAGTGTCAAGAGAAACACAGATTCCATTGACCCTCCACACCtatcaatctcaaaaattcaccacccaagcctctttagaCGAGCCTAAAGGATATAAAAAGGGAAAGGAGACATACAAAGACTCCTTGCACCAttttccttccaaaatttcaccctccACCAATTATTCAATTCAAAGGATGCCCTATTATTGAAAAAGATCCCTACCCCTTCCTAATAGGTTTCCATACCCCAATCTCATACCCATGTCTCACCTTGCAAGAATGCCAACTTCCTCCTTTCCATACTTGCCCTCTATAACTcgtttccaaacaaacttccCCTTTAGAAGCAAATCCCCAACTCCATTGCCTAGAGAGAGCTTGATTAAGTAATGAAAGGTTTCTAATGCTTAGTCCCCCCCCGCCCCTTGCACTTATCCATGCAAATAGTAGTCCATTTCACTAAATCTGGTTTTTTGACCAATGCCCCACCTCCCTATGggaaatctctttgaatcttcCCAAACCTTAACCTGACCTTCCTAGGAATTGAAAACAAGCATAAAGACAGACTGAATAACGTGCTTCTAATTAATGTGAACCTCCCCCTTTTGAAATATATTACCTTTTCATCTCAATGGTCTTCAATGGAACcactcttccactccatcccataATGATACTAATCTGAAAGGAACAATCAAAGGCAAACCTAAGTAGATGGAAGCTCTCATCCCCCACTGCCACCCACCCCTCACAAAATTGGGAtcaatttggttttttctaaatttatatcAGCTTTGAGattgcttcaaaccacatgagcAGCCAACTACAGAATCCTTACAAAAAGGTAAAgtatcatcaacaaacaacaagAGGGACACCACCACTATCTCATCACTCCTCCCCTAATGATATTAACATAAGGTCTAATCATATGCACATTGATATAGCTATTTAATCTTTGGATGTCAACACCTACTAATAGTTATGCAAGTTGGGTAAGTATTAGCAAAATCatggtgaaaataaatttgatatcttTTTGGCCCATAGCATTAGATTGGCACCTTTAGTGATACATATGTACATGGTTTGGTGATAGTTTGTTGGTAGCTGTATACAATTTTCCTTGTAAAAATTTGTTGATGGTAATAAATGATAATGGTTAGATTAGTTCCCAATGGAGTTCTAAGGATCCTTGACTAGTTTGGACAAGCTTGTGACAGAATTAGGTTAGGCAAGGGTAAGAGAAGTGAATCTCTTTTGTAAGCTTTATCACATAACAAATTTGCATCTCAACATAAGGCAAATCATCTCTCAAATGCTCGTGCTTGTGCACAAGTTAAAGCTTTGGGATGCCATTGTCATGATGcgataaataaacaaaaactagAGTGCATATAACATACCTAGAAATGTGATCAAGCTAGTAATTCAACAGGACTCACAAAACAATCTTAGGATAAATGAAGAAAGGAGTTCCCACCTCAACTTGTCTGAAGGACTAAAACGACGCTTAAATGCAAATGATATTGCATTTGAAGGCATGGAAATACTTGGGATGAATGCCACTTGTTCATCCTgcaataaattcaaaattctcaattctATAATCCAAACAAATGAAGCCCACAAGAGAGGGGGAAATCCAAAGATCCAGCATATTCCCCAATTGAGAATTTTCTGGGAAGGCGGACTTCAGAGCCAAAATTTGCTCAATTACTCAGTCCAAGCCATTCCATAATTCTTGATTTTGAGAACTACAATTTGATCGCAAATCAGCCAAAGAAGAAATCGagtaatcaaaatgaaaataaaagaataaaagaattgATGAAAAGTAATGCAAACAGAAAACCACCTTATATAAGTATCTTAGTTTCAAATCATCATCCCTGAATTGAGCAGAGAAAACCCCATTCAAAATTTGATGTTGAAGGATCCCATTAATTGATAACATTTTCTTcacttcttcctcttctttctccTCTAATGAAACTTCACCAGCGGGGAACTTAAGGGTAGCTTTCGGCTGCAAAACCAGGAATTATGAACAAATGGCTACACACTTTTCCAACAATATAAGTGGAAAAAGATACTGAATGTAATGCAGGGCAGTGATTTTACAGGGCCACTTTACCAACCTGAAGTTGGAAGAATACATGCATACTACCAGACTCACAGCAATAGCCAGTAAGCCTCCTAAAATAGGCTCAAATATGGAATTCTAATAATGTTGAGGACCTACATGCTAAGAATTATAATTTATACTCACAAAACCAATGGCTGGAACAGCAGATGACAGTTCGAATTTGTATCCAGGACCAGCAAGGTCGGCAACCATGGCCACCTCTCCTTGTTGTGCCTAAAAGAATATGATAGAAAGCATGTTTGAGAAATGGCAAGAACATTGAATATAGAGTTCAATTGAAAATTAGATCACAAACATTACAACACGAGGGATAAATTTATGCTCAAGAGACATTACAACAAAAGGAAACAACTCAAGCTCAAAAGGcattacaaaaatatcaaatccaatatcattagtttttttataaagaaaatctCACTCTAAGGGAGAGATTCAAATTCTAAATGCATAATGAGGGTTTAGGGAACTTCTAGCAACAAATAAACCTCATAAAATTACACTTTGCAAGAATGTTTTAGAAggatatgagatatcataaaCAAATGCAATGGTGCCACTACTTGTGACAAACCAGATACAAGGATtcagataaaaaaaatcccaacaatgtaattaaaggaaaaaaaaacagttaaatatcaataataataacttacttgttttctattttatccttatcttttcttttcttttactctttataatatttttatagaacTTCATTTGAGCAaccaataaaattgaaaataaaaataaataatcaatcaaaatcaaatagtcaaatccatatttttataaaagttcaTTTCCAGCAAACTCTCCTGTGATTACATGggaaaaaaagttgaaaataaatGGAGCATGACAGAACTGTTGTAGGATCTACTTAACTTCTATCCATTGTTTCAGGCCTCTTGTACCAATGCTTTTAAAGACATTCCTCTCAATTTTATTCAGCCCAATTGGCATTTGATTTGTAGATCAAAAAGGTTTGGACAACAATAAGAGGAGCTTAGTTTGGGTTTGAGGAGATGATATTTATGTATATTCTTATGTGGATTAAACCATATTGTATGGGTctccttgtatagtggaggATTTGGTCATATTTTAGTAAGGCTTTTTTGAAACTATTGGAAGGAATCCTCATCCTAATCATTTACCTTGATTAATACATCTTTTgcttctgattaaaaaaaaggttgaaaataaaaaaataaatcaatcaaaataaaatgtcGAAATCcttttctcattttataaaagttgttttctagGAAACTCTCTTTTTCCAATTCCTATAAAAGTTCGCTTAAGAaagctaaaaattaaaaaaaaaaataagaccaCCAAAATCAAATGACAAGATCTAGAGCAAAGATGAAGAAGCATCCAATAAATATTCCACTTCACATCCATGAGGGTATCATAGGACTCAACATAAAGCTAAAGTGGAAAGCATGTGACGTAATAAGAATATGATTCTAACACAAATCTGTAGGATAGAACCTTTTGCACTTTAGTCAAATGCTCATAACTTCAACCAAAATACTTCAGGAATCTCTCAGGTATATGCAGTACTCTtagatgcaaaaaaaaaacaactaaattcaATTCAATGCAGGCACCAAAGGTCTTTTTCCATGTCTATGATAGTGTTTCCTTCTTCTAATTGCCTGGATAGAGTTCAGTGGTGGAGAAACAGATTCTGATAACCAACCCCTACAAGTCCTATTTCCAGGGTTCATATAGACTTTTATGAATTCTATagtattcaaatatttaaaatacaaaaaagccTAAGAACCAGCTGAAAATTTTCACCAAGAGTGAAATTCAATCAGAAGACACAAGACTTCCACTCaatgtaaatataaaatttgaaatctaacAAATCAAACCAATCAATTCGAGCTCTTAATTCCACATTTTCATGTAAACTCCCCTAGACCAGAATTCgccaaaaatgaataaataaatcaatgaaCTGCATAGTATGTATGGAACTGTGTTCTTAAACAACATCCTATCTTGAAAACTCTAACCCCTACAAATGAAACAATTaaagcaagagagagagagggagaatgTAATTCCGGAGAGCGAACGAGAGGAGCAAGAGGAAGTGAGGAGGAGGGACCTTGACATCGTGAGCGGCGTTAAAGTGGAGTCTGGAGCCGACATCAAAGCAACCCTTGATGAAAGCGTTGTGGTTCTGAAGATCATAGTGGAGAGAAAGGTGCTTGGAGATGAAGCCGAGCTGAGGGTCGAAGATCTCGCCGTCGTTGTTGTTCTGAAAAGAAAGCTTGAGCTTGGCGAGACTATCGAAGAGCTTGCAGGAGATTTTGTGGAAGAAGATTGAGCTGTCGCTGTCGAATTCCGAGGTCAGTCTGATGCTGGGTCTCCGGGGCCACAGCCAAGGCCCCTGCGGTGAGGGAGACTCCGCCGCTGGCGTGGGCGGCACCAGTGAGTTAGGGCTTGGTGGTGGCGCTGGTGGTGGCGCTGTTTCCACCATTGTTGCCATCTCAGAGAGAAAAGGGTAGAATGAGAAGGAGAGACTTGGAGTTATGTTGAGGTGTTTTAGGCGGAAATGTAGATGGGGATTGTGCaccttattttcaaaactgatattttaaatttttttttttttgaaaataaaaatgaagtggGGGCACACGGGATAAAGAAACCTCGAAAAGACATGGACAGTCAGTCGCTTTGgattacttttgaaaaaatatgaatatatacaccgatcaaaatcaaacaaataaaagcaCTACTATATAAATTTCGAAAAACTCAGGTCCCATTGCAACCTACAAAATAACGAAATCAAAATAGACATATGAATCAGGTATTAACCTTACGGGGAGACTTTCTGTCTGTTTGGGGCATTTCTGATATGGTTACGTTTTTATGTATTTGGTTAGGTAAGTTTTATGGGTTGGTGGAAGTAGGGTGGATTGGATTGAAAGAAAGCTTGTGGTAGGTATCTTAGGGTTCCAAACCAGAGATCTATTATGGTCAATTTTCATGCAGACCAGGAGTCTTCAATTGCTTCTCTAGGGTTTAAATCTTTCTAGCAAGGATATTAAGAATATCTTTCTTGCTCCA
It encodes:
- the LOC117914631 gene encoding outer envelope pore protein 37, chloroplastic; translated protein: MATMVETAPPPAPPPSPNSLVPPTPAAESPSPQGPWLWPRRPSIRLTSEFDSDSSIFFHKISCKLFDSLAKLKLSFQNNNDGEIFDPQLGFISKHLSLHYDLQNHNAFIKGCFDVGSRLHFNAAHDVKAQQGEVAMVADLAGPGYKFELSSAVPAIGFPKATLKFPAGEVSLEEKEEEEVKKMLSINGILQHQILNGVFSAQFRDDDLKLRYLYKDEQVAFIPSISMPSNAISFAFKRRFSPSDKLSYWYNLDSNYWSTVYKHTVGKDYKFKVGYDSEVRLGWASLWVGDEGGNAKSTPMKLKVQFMLQVPQDDIHSSALMFRVKKRWDI